The following coding sequences are from one Salvia hispanica cultivar TCC Black 2014 chromosome 3, UniMelb_Shisp_WGS_1.0, whole genome shotgun sequence window:
- the LOC125211140 gene encoding putative pentatricopeptide repeat-containing protein At1g09680 isoform X1 translates to MANKNISRLHGAAAISWYSPPVLQESDPILTALSQAIQNAPSKPLNASLKHLLPSIHAHHIVNLINLNPLSLPPLSLFSLFQWLSSTSGSSTFRHTLQSYCTMIHFLCSHQMFSEAKNLLRVLVSRKGRNSASDVFAAILECKATQKSNLYVFSGLMTAYLQSGLVLDAIQCFRLAKKHKIQMPFDACRSVLEHLIELKSYKLVWGFYQEILECGYPASLYFFNILMHKFCKSGEVKLAQSVFDSIRKWGLRPSVVSFNTLINGYVRLGALAQGFKLKYVMQENGILPDVYTYSVLLNGLCKARKMDRADELFNEMLDVGLSPNHVTFTTLIDGHCKNERIDLAMDVYRQMLADGLVPDLITYNAIINVLCKKGELKEAQDLIKEMSVKGLKPDKVTYTTLVDGCCKEGDLETAIELKKRMIEESIPLDSVVYTALISGLCQEGRVVDAEKMLREMLRADLKPDCGTYTMVMDGFCKRGEVRTASVLLREMQRDGIAASVVSYNVLINGYCRVGQMKNANMLLTAMLNLGVEPDDITYNTLLEGYCKYRKAEDVSKLRGAKGLVLDYAAYTSLIDSLSSNSRSRSKE, encoded by the coding sequence ATGGCCAACAAGAACATTTCACGACTCCACGGCGCCGCCGCCATCTCCTGGTACTCTCCGCCTGTCCTTCAGGAATCAGACCCCATCCTCACGGCCCTGTCTCAAGCCATCCAAAACGCTCCTTCGAAACCCCTCAACGCCTCCCTCAAACATCTCCTCCCATCAATCCACGCCCACCACATCGTAAATCTCATCAACCTCAatccactctctctccccccgctctctctcttctctctcttccaaTGGCTTTCCTCCACTTCCGGCAGCTCCACTTTTCGCCACACCCTCCAATCGTATTGCACCATGATCCATTTTCTCTGCTCCCATCAAATGTTTTCAGAGGCCAAAAACTTGCTCCGAGTCTTAGTCTCAAGAAAAGGGAGAAATTCCGCTTCTGATGTTTTTGCAGCAATTCTTGAATGCAAAGCTACtcaaaaatccaatctttatGTCTTCTCTGGATTAATGACTGCTTATTTACAATCAGGGCTTGTTCTTGATGCCATTCAGTGTTTTAGACTGGCTAAGAAGCATAAAATTCAGATGCCGTTTGATGCTTGTAGGAGTGTTCTTGAACATTTGATTGAGCTCAAGTCTTACAAATTAGTTTGGGGGTTTTATCAGGAGATTCTGGAATGTGGGTATCCTGcaagtttgtattttttcaacattttGATGCATAAATTCTGCAAATCAGGTGAAGTGAAGCTCGCACAATCGGTTTTCGATTCGATTAGGAAATGGGGTTTGAGGCCTAGTGTGGTTAGTTTCAACACTTTGATAAATGGTTATGTTAGGTTGGGCGCTTTGGCTCAAGGGTTTAAGCTCAAGTATGTAATGCAGGAAAATGGAATCTTGCCTGATGTTTATACTTATAGTGTTCTTCTCAATGGGTTGTGCAAGGCTAGAAAAATGGACCGTGCTGATGAATTGTTCAACGAAATGCTTGATGTTGGGTTGTCTCCGAATCATGTTACATTCACTACATTGATCGATGGCCATTGCAAGAACGAGAGGATCGATTTAGCCATGGATGTTTATAGACAAATGCTGGCAGATGGCTTAGTGCCTGATTTGATCACTTATAATGCGATCATCAATGTGCTTTGCAAGAAGGGAGAGTTGAAGGAAGCACAGGATCTGATTAAGGAGATGAGTGTGAAGGGTTTGAAGCCGGATAAGGTCACATACACTACCCTTGTCGATGGATGTTGCAAGGAGGGAGATTTGGAGACTGCGATTGAGCTGAAGAAGAGAATGATTGAAGAAAGTATCCCACTTGATAGTGTGGTTTACACCGCCCTTATTAGTGGTTTGTGCCAAGAAGGGCGAGTGGTTGATGCGGAGAAAATGTTGAGGGAGATGTTGAGAGCTGATTTGAAACCTGATTGTGGAACATATACGATGGTAATGGATGGCTTCTGTAAGAGGGGAGAAGTTAGGACGGCGTCCGTGCTGCTTAGGGAGATGCAGAGAGATGGGATCGCTGCGTCTGTTGTGTCGTACAATGTGCTTATCAACGGCTACTGCAGAGTAGGGCAGATGAAGAATGCAAATATGCTTCTTACTGCCATGCTGAATCTCGGGGTGGAGCCTGATGACATCACATATAACACCCTTCTCGAAGGCTACTGTAAATACAGAAAAGCAGAAGATGTCTCAAAACTGCGCGGTGCAAAAGGGCTTGTTCTTGATTACGCTGCGTATACTTCATTGATTGACAGCTTAAGTAGCAATTCAAGAAGCCGTTCCAAGGAATAA
- the LOC125216955 gene encoding potassium channel SKOR-like: MDGSKRGTFKNKSFKTKHNDIGGSIHGREDVSRDKIPLEDLSQGLFVYLDNCWWYNAWEKLVLIAVAIYCTYKLSLILKRSKMMAHLTKYLTGNILGRNLPNQIKGDAAVLQMYQTLYQSCVENIPIFKGCSQEFINEIVTRVHEDFFIPGEVIMEEGNVVDQLYFVCQGALEEVGNGTDGSEEIVSLLESNSSFGDIPILCKIPQPYTVRVREQCRLLRVDRQSFSNILEIYFNDGRKVMTNLLEGKESNLRLKQLKLDIMVHINRQETTLALRVNNAAFCGDLNQLKSMLRSGADPSKQDYSGKTALHLAASRGYQDITLFLIQASVDINAEDNIGNTPLLEAIKNGHDKVASLLYKEGAKLKIDNAGSYLCSVVARGDSDLLRRLLIYGMDPNSKDYDHRSPLHIAASQGFYLIGQMLVLAGASVLTKDKCGKSPIDEARMCGNEFLIEYLEEQAKMGRKETYPKTKMCNVLPCRPWDPLEGRKLGIRMWVPQTMEELIKNASHKLRMLEAKCIILCEEGCQVTDVDSIVDMQRLYLIYQTK; this comes from the exons ATGGATGGGAGCAAAAGGGGGACGTTCAAGAACAAATCATTCAAGACCAAGCACAATGATATTGGAGGTTCGATCCATGGTAGGGAGGACGTTTCGAGGGATAAAATTCCGTTGGAAGACCTATCTCAAGGCTTGTTCGTCTACCTTGATAATTGTTg GTGGTACAATGCATGGGAGAAACTTGTACTAATCGCTGTTGCAATCTACTGCACTTACAAGTTAT CTTTGATCTTGAAAAGATCAAAGATGATGGCtcatcttaccaaatatttgaCTGGAAACATACTTGGAAGGAACTTGCCTAATCAAATAAAAGGGGATGCCGCCGTTCTACAA atGTATCAAACTTTGTATCAGTCATGTGTGGAAAATATCCCAATTTTCAAAGGTTGCTCCCAAGAATTCATCAATGAAATT GTAACTCGAGTCCATGAGGATTTCTTTATTCCAGGAGAAGTCATAATGGAAGAAGGGAACGTTGTGGATCAGCTCTATTTTGTCTGTCAAGGTGCCTTG GAGGAGGTTGGAAATGGGACTGATGGATCAGAGGAGATTGTGTCTCTTCTAGAGTCTAACAGCTCGTTTGGAGATATTCCCATTCTTTGCAAAATTCCTCAGCCCTATACTGTACGCGTACGTGAACAATGCCGACTCTTGCGTGTTGATAGACAATCTTTCTCCAATATCCTTGAGATATATTTCAATGATGGACGGAAAGTCATGACTAACTTGTTGGAG GGAAAAGAATCTAATCTTCGTCTGAAGCAATTGAAGTTGGATATTATGGTCCATATTAATAGACAAGAGACTACCCTTGCTTTGAGAGTGAATAATGCAGCCTTTTGCGGTGACCTGAATCAACTTAAAAGCATGCTCCGTTCTGGAGCAGATCCCAGCAAGCAAGATTATAGTGGAAAAACAGCCTTG CATCTTGCTGCATCTAGAGGATACCAAGATATCACTTTGTTCCTGATACAAGCAAGTGTGGACATCAATGCTGAAG ATAACATAGGCAACACCCCCTTGCTCGAAGCCATCAAGAATGGACACGACAAGGTTGCTTCACTTCTATATAAAGAAGGGGCTAAACTGAAAATTGACAATGCCGGTAGCTACTTGTGCTCAGTGGTTGCAAGAGGAGATTCGGATCTCCTAAGAAGGTTGTTGATCTATGGCATGGATCCCAACTCGAAAGATTATGATCATCGAAGCCCCCTTCACATAGCTGCCTCTCAAGGATTCTATCTAATCGGACAGATGCTCGTGTTGGCTGGAGCCAGTGTCTTAACAAAAGACAA ATGTGGAAAGAGTCCAATAGATGAAGCAAGAATGTGCGGGAATGAATTCCTGATCGAATATCTGGAAGAACAGGCAAAGATGGGTCGTAAGGAAACGTATCCAAAGACGAAGATGTGCAATGTGCTTCCATGTCGTCCATGGGATCCTCTAGAAGGAAGAAAATTGGGAATTAGGATGTGGGTTCCTCAGACCATGGAAGagctaataaaaaatgcatccCACAAGCTGAGGATGCTTGAAGCAAAATGCATTATATTATGCGAGGAAGGATGTCAAGTTACCGATGTAGATTCTATTGTGGACATGCAAAGGTTGTATCTCATCTACCAAACTAAATGA
- the LOC125213084 gene encoding NADH dehydrogenase [ubiquinone] iron-sulfur protein 1, mitochondrial-like, translating into MGLSHLASRAIFRSARLAASNSNSRYLRRSIVTTPELHNSAEAAAANAQPEPDLPKRNPVAGARVHFPNPDDAIEVFVDGYPVKVPKGMTVLQACLLAGVDVPRFCYHDRLSIAGNCRMCLVEVEKSPKPVASCAMPALPGMKIKTDTPLAKKAREGVMEFLLMNHPLDCPICDQGGECDLQDQSMAFGSDRGRFTETKRSVVDKNLGPLVKTVMTRCIQCTRCVRFASEIAGVPDLGMLGRGSGEEIGTYVEKLMTSELSGNVIDICPVGALTSKPFAFKARNWELKGTESIDITDAVGSNIRIDSRGPEVMRIVPRLNEDINEEWISDKTRFFYDGLKRQRLNDPMIRGADGRFKAVSWHDALAVVAKAIHKVEPEKIVGVAGKLSDAESMMALKDFLNEIGSDNIWCEGNGPSPNADLRSGYIMNTSISGLEKADAFLLVGTQPRVEAAMVNARIRKTVKATNAKVGYVGPPADLNYAHEHLGTGPETLTELAEGRHPFYSSLSNAKNPVIIVGAGIFGRNDKDAIFSVVETIAKKINAVRPEWNGLNVLLLNAAQAAALDLGLVAESEKSIESAKFVYLMGADDVNLDRTPDDAFVVYQGHHGDRGVYRANVILPSSAFTEKEGTYANTEGCAQTTVPAVPTVGDSRDDWKIIRALSEVVGSALPYNNLNAIRSRISTVAPNLLRVDEREPAVFSTSALRPEVKEKPDAAPFTAAVENFYMTDSITRASKIMAQCSALLKK; encoded by the exons ATGGGGCTGAGTCACCTCGCTTCTCGGGCCATTTTCCGATCCGCCCGCCTCGCCGCCTCCAACTCCAACTCCCGCTACCTCCGCCGCTCCATCGTCACCACTCCGGAGCTCCACAACTCCGCTGAAGCAGCTGCGGCAAATGCCCAACCTGAGCCAGATCTCCCCAAGCGGAACCCTGTGGCCGGCGCTCGTGTCCATTTCCCCAACCCGGATGACGCAATTGAGGTCTTCGTCGATGGCTACCCTGTCAAAGTCCCTAAGGGGATGACGGTGCTCCAGGCCTGCTTGCTCGCAGGCGTCGATGTTCCCAGGTTCTGCTACCACGACCGCCTCTCCATCGCCGGAAACTGCCGTATGTGCCTCGTCGAGGTCGAGAAATCGCCCAAGCCGGTCGCCTCCTGCGCTATGCCCGCTCTTCCAG GAATGAAAATCAAGACAGATACACCACTCGCAAAGAAGGCGCGGGAAGGAGTAATGGAGTTTCTATTAATGAATCATCCACTGGATTGCCCAATCTGTGACCAGGGTGGAGAGTGTGATCTCCAGGATCAGTCCATGGCTTTTGGTTCTGATCGTGGTCGTTTTACTGAAACTAAGAGATCAGTAGTTGATAAGAACCTAGGCCCTCTGGTTAAGACAGTGATGACTCGATGTATCCAGTGTACCAG GTGTGTGAGGTTTGCATCAGAAATAGCTGGCGTTCCTGATCTTGGCATGCTGGGCCGTGGCAGTGGAGAAGAAATTGGAACTTATGTTGAAAAACTTATGACCAGTGAATTGTCAGGCAATGTAATAGATATTTGTCCTGTAGGTGCCCTGACATCAAAGCCTTTTGCCTTTAAAGCCCGTAATTGGGAGCTAAAGGGAACTGAAAGCATTGATATAACAGATGCGGTTGGTTCGAATATTCGAATCGATAGTAGAGGTCCTGAGGTCATGCGAATTGTTCCCCGGTTGAATGAG GACATCAACGAGGAGTGGATATCAGATAAAACCCGTTTCTTTTATGATGGCCTGAAGAGACAAAGGCTCAATGATCCAATGATTCGGGGTGCAGATGGGCGCTTTAAGGCTGTGAGCTGGCACGATGCACTTGCAGTGGTTGCAAAAGCAATCCACAAAGTTGAACCAGAAAAAATTGTTGGGGTTGCTGGGAAGCTGTCAGATGCTGAATCTATGATGGCACTAAAGGATTTCTTGAATGAGATAGGGTCAGATAACATTTGGTGTGAAGGAAATGGCCCCAGTCCAAATGCAGACCTGCGATCTGGATATATTATGAACACTAGCATTAGTGGGTTGGAGAAAGCTGATGCTTTTCTCCTAGTTGGTACACAG cCAAGGGTTGAAGCCGCCATGGTGAATGCCAGAATTCGCAAAACAGTAAAAGCAACTAATGCTAAGGTTGGCTATGTGGGCCCTCCAGCCGATTTAAACTATGCTCACGAGCATTTGGGAACAGGCCCAGAAACACTGACTGAACTTGCTGAGGGACGCCATCCGTTTTACTCTTCCCTATCCAATGCTAAAAACCCTGTCATAATTGTTGGTGCTGGGATTTTTGGACGGAACGATAAGGATGCAATTTTCTCAGTTGTTGAGACCATTGCCAAGAAAATAAACGCGGTCAGGCCTGAATGGAATGGGCTCAATGTTTTGTTGCTTAATGCTGCCCAAGCTGCTGCTCTGGACCTTGGACTTGTAGCCGAATCAGAAAAAAGCATTGAATCTGCCAAGTTTGTCTATCTGATGGGTGCAGATGACGTTAATTTGGACAGAACCCCTGATGATGCCTTCGTGGTATACCAAGGCCACCATGGTGATCGGGGTGTGTATCGTGCCAATGTAATTCTACCATCATCTGCCTTCACTGAAAAAGAAGGCACATATGCAAACACGGAGGGGTGTGCTCAAACTACAGTACCTGCAGTACCCACTGTTGGTGACTCCAGAGATGACTGGAAAATCATTAGAGCATTGTCTGAGGTGGTTGGTTCTGCTCTACCTTACAACAACCTCAATGCAATCAGATCCCGAATAAGTACAGTGGCACCCAACCTATTGCGCGTTGATGAGAGAGAGCCTGCTGTGTTTTCAACTTCTGCATTGAGACCGGAAGTCAAGGAGAAGCCCGATGCTGCTCCTTTCACAGCTGCTGTAGAGAACTTCTATATGACCGACTCCATTACCAGGGCGTCGAAGATCATGGCGCAGTGCAGTGCCTTGTTGAAGAAATGA
- the LOC125211140 gene encoding putative pentatricopeptide repeat-containing protein At1g09680 isoform X2, whose product MIHFLCSHQMFSEAKNLLRVLVSRKGRNSASDVFAAILECKATQKSNLYVFSGLMTAYLQSGLVLDAIQCFRLAKKHKIQMPFDACRSVLEHLIELKSYKLVWGFYQEILECGYPASLYFFNILMHKFCKSGEVKLAQSVFDSIRKWGLRPSVENGILPDVYTYSVLLNGLCKARKMDRADELFNEMLDVGLSPNHVTFTTLIDGHCKNERIDLAMDVYRQMLADGLVPDLITYNAIINVLCKKGELKEAQDLIKEMSVKGLKPDKVTYTTLVDGCCKEGDLETAIELKKRMIEESIPLDSVVYTALISGLCQEGRVVDAEKMLREMLRADLKPDCGTYTMVMDGFCKRGEVRTASVLLREMQRDGIAASVVSYNVLINGYCRVGQMKNANMLLTAMLNLGVEPDDITYNTLLEGYCKYRKAEDVSKLRGAKGLVLDYAAYTSLIDSLSSNSRSRSKE is encoded by the exons ATGATCCATTTTCTCTGCTCCCATCAAATGTTTTCAGAGGCCAAAAACTTGCTCCGAGTCTTAGTCTCAAGAAAAGGGAGAAATTCCGCTTCTGATGTTTTTGCAGCAATTCTTGAATGCAAAGCTACtcaaaaatccaatctttatGTCTTCTCTGGATTAATGACTGCTTATTTACAATCAGGGCTTGTTCTTGATGCCATTCAGTGTTTTAGACTGGCTAAGAAGCATAAAATTCAGATGCCGTTTGATGCTTGTAGGAGTGTTCTTGAACATTTGATTGAGCTCAAGTCTTACAAATTAGTTTGGGGGTTTTATCAGGAGATTCTGGAATGTGGGTATCCTGcaagtttgtattttttcaacattttGATGCATAAATTCTGCAAATCAGGTGAAGTGAAGCTCGCACAATCGGTTTTCGATTCGATTAGGAAATGGGGTTTGAGGCCTAGTGTG GAAAATGGAATCTTGCCTGATGTTTATACTTATAGTGTTCTTCTCAATGGGTTGTGCAAGGCTAGAAAAATGGACCGTGCTGATGAATTGTTCAACGAAATGCTTGATGTTGGGTTGTCTCCGAATCATGTTACATTCACTACATTGATCGATGGCCATTGCAAGAACGAGAGGATCGATTTAGCCATGGATGTTTATAGACAAATGCTGGCAGATGGCTTAGTGCCTGATTTGATCACTTATAATGCGATCATCAATGTGCTTTGCAAGAAGGGAGAGTTGAAGGAAGCACAGGATCTGATTAAGGAGATGAGTGTGAAGGGTTTGAAGCCGGATAAGGTCACATACACTACCCTTGTCGATGGATGTTGCAAGGAGGGAGATTTGGAGACTGCGATTGAGCTGAAGAAGAGAATGATTGAAGAAAGTATCCCACTTGATAGTGTGGTTTACACCGCCCTTATTAGTGGTTTGTGCCAAGAAGGGCGAGTGGTTGATGCGGAGAAAATGTTGAGGGAGATGTTGAGAGCTGATTTGAAACCTGATTGTGGAACATATACGATGGTAATGGATGGCTTCTGTAAGAGGGGAGAAGTTAGGACGGCGTCCGTGCTGCTTAGGGAGATGCAGAGAGATGGGATCGCTGCGTCTGTTGTGTCGTACAATGTGCTTATCAACGGCTACTGCAGAGTAGGGCAGATGAAGAATGCAAATATGCTTCTTACTGCCATGCTGAATCTCGGGGTGGAGCCTGATGACATCACATATAACACCCTTCTCGAAGGCTACTGTAAATACAGAAAAGCAGAAGATGTCTCAAAACTGCGCGGTGCAAAAGGGCTTGTTCTTGATTACGCTGCGTATACTTCATTGATTGACAGCTTAAGTAGCAATTCAAGAAGCCGTTCCAAGGAATAA
- the LOC125216813 gene encoding uncharacterized protein LOC125216813: MRFNNSVDKRKAQKPVWMSVDESGLAKSAAWAWYERGSGSEGREVDLWRSKPEPKPSRYKLEALRNLQRDQDHMNSTTNSLLDNYEIERISMELNHYIQASNAKHHGGGDPPNNVFLKRKNMAKRFWWRHVPACGSSRNDVVEPRPVIGRT; this comes from the coding sequence ATGCGATTCAATAATTCCGTAGATAAAAGAAAAGCCCAAAAACCCGTTTGGATGAGCGTAGACGAATCGGGCCTAGCCAAGTCCGCTGCATGGGCATGGTACGAACGCGGATCCGGGTCGGAGGGGCGGGAAGTGGATCTTTGGAGGTCGAAACCGGAGCCTAAACCATCAAGGTACAAGCTAGAAGCATTGAGAAATTTGCAAAGAGATCAAGATCATATGAATTCCACTACAAATTCTCTTCTTGATAATTATGAGATAGAGAGGATATCTATGGAGCTAAATCATTACATACAAGCTAGTAATGCTAAGCACCACGGCGGCGGCGACCCCCCCAATaatgttttcttgaaaagGAAGAATATGGCAAAAAGGTTTTGGTGGAGACATGTTCCGGCGTGTGGCTCATCGAGAAATGACGTTGTCGAGCCTCGGCCGGTTATCGGCCGCACTTGA
- the LOC125217064 gene encoding aspartic proteinase PCS1-like: MASSTSLSLLLFTLLSTFHPSLQHGSFPLTSAPLSNTSAFKARYLSSLAANKGAGSSSGYNFHSSFKYSMALIVSLPIGTPPQTQKMVVDTGSQLSWIQCHRKSPRQQPPQAPFDPSLSSSFSVLPCNHPLCKPRIPDFTLPTTCDQNRLCHYSYFYADGTLAEGNLVREKFTLSTSQTTPPLILGCATDSGEAEGILGMNLGRLSFISQAKVPKFSYCVPRRDTVSPTGGFYLGHNPNSNTFNYIKLLTFPKSQQTPNFDPLAYTVGLAGIKIGGKKLNISAAVFRPDATGSGQTMIDSGTQYTFLVDAAYARVRDQVVRVAGPKLKKGYVYGGSLDMCFDGDAVEIGRSIGDMAFEFDNGAEIVINKERILDEVGDGVHCVAIGRSESLGVASNIIGNFHQQNLWVEFDMNNRQIGFGAADCSKSA; this comes from the coding sequence ATGGCTTCCTCCACCTCCCTCTCCCTCCTCCTCTTCACACTACTCTCCACTTTCCACCCCTCTCTTCAACATGGCTCCTTCCCCCTCACTTCCGCTCCCCTGTCCAACACCTCCGCTTTCAAAGCTAGGTATTTATCATCTCTTGCAGCCAACAAGGGCGCTGGCTCGTCGTCGGGATACAACTTCCACTCCTCGTTCAAGTACTCAATGGCCCTGATCGTCTCGCTCCCAATCGGCACGCCGCCGCAGACGCAGAAGATGGTGGTGGACACCGGCAGCCAGCTCTCGTGGATTCAGTGCCACCGGAAATCGCCGCGGCAGCAGCCTCCTCAGGCGCCCTTTGATCCCTCcctctcctcctccttctccGTCCTCCCCTGCAACCACCCCCTCTGCAAGCCCCGGATTCCCGATTTTACCCTCCCCACCACTTGCGACCAGAACCGCCTCTGCCACTACTCCTACTTCTACGCCGACGGGACCCTCGCCGAGGGCAATCTCGTCAGAGAAAAATTCACTCTCTCCACTTCCCAAACTACCCCTCCCCTGATCCTCGGCTGCGCCACCGACTCTGGCGAGGCCGAGGGCATTCTCGGAATGAACCTCGGACGCCTGTCCTTCATTTCCCAAGCCAAGGTCCCGAAATTCTCCTACTGCGTGCCGCGCCGCGACACGGTCTCTCCGACAGGCGGCTTTTACCTAGGCCACAACCCCAATTCAAATACATTTAACTACATCAAACTTTTGACTTTCCCCAAAAGTCAACAAACCCCCAATTTTGACCCACTGGCCTACACGGTAGGCCTGGCTGGGATCAAAATTGGagggaaaaaattgaatatctCAGCGGCGGTGTTTCGCCCGGATGCTACTGGGTCTGGGCAGACCATGATTGATTCGGGCACTCAATACACCTTTCTAGTGGACGCAGCCTATGCCAGGGTGAGGGACCAAGTCGTGAGGGTAGCGGGTCCGAAATTGAAGAAGGGGTACGTTTACGGAGGCTCGTTGGATATGTGCTTCGACGGGGACGCGGTCGAGATCGGACGGTCCATAGGCGACATGGCTTTCGAATTCGATAATGGCGCGGAGATTGTGATCAATAAAGAGAGGATTTTAGATGAAGTTGGTGACGGTGTGCATTGCGTCGCCATCGGCCGATCGGAATCGTTGGGCGTTGCTAGTAATATTATTGGCAATTTTCATCAGCAAAATCTTTGGGTGGAATTTGATATGAATAATAGGCAAATAGGATTTGGAGCAGCTGATTGTAGCAAGTCGGCATGA
- the LOC125212375 gene encoding glutamine synthetase cytosolic isozyme 2-like, translating to MSQLSDLININLSETTSKIIAEYVWIGGSGMDLRSKARTLSGPVSDPAKLPKWNYDGSSTGQAPGEDSEVILYPQAIFKDPFRRGNNILVMCDAYTPAGEPIPTNNRYKAAKVFSNPAVAAEEPWYGIEQEYTLLQKNVKWPLGWPSGGYPGPQGPYYCGIGADKAYGRDIVDAHYKACLYAGINMSGINGEVMPGQWEFQVGPAVGISAGDELWIARYILERITEIAGAVVTFDPKPIEGDWNGAGAHTNYSTKSMREEGGYEIIKKAIEKLSLKHKEHIAAYGEGNERRLTGKHETANINTFKWGVANRGASVRVGRDTEKEGKGYFEDRRPASNMDPYIVTSMIAETTILGK from the exons ATGTCTCAGCTTTCAGATCTCATCAATATCAACCTCTCCGAAACCACTTCCAAGATCATTGCTGAATATGTTTG GATTGGCGGCTCTGGTATGGATCTTCGGAGCAAAGCAAGG ACTCTTTCTGGACCAGTAAGTGATCCTGCAAAGCTGCCGAAGTGGAATTACGACGGGTCTAGCACAGGACAGGCTCCTGGAGAAGACAGTGAAGTTATCCTCTA CCCTCAAGCAATTTTCAAAGATCCTTTCAGGAGGGGGAACAACATTCTG GTCATGTGCGATGCTTACACACCAGCAGGTGAACCAATCCCGACGAACAACAGATACAAGGCAGCAAAGGTTTTCAGCAACCCTGCAGTTGCGGCTGAAGAACCATG GTACGGCATTGAGCAAGAGTACACTCTGTTGCAGAAGAATGTTAAGTGGCCTCTTGGATGGCCATCTGGTGGTTATCCAGGACCTCAG GGCCCATATTATTGCGGAATTGGAGCAGACAAGGCTTATGGCCGTGATATCGTAGATGCTCATTACAAGGCATGCCTCTATGCTGGAATTAACATGAGTGGCATTAATGGGGAGGTGATGCCTGGCCAG tgggaatTTCAAGTTGGACCTGCAGTTGGCATTTCAGCTGGTGATGAGTTGTGGATTGCTCGTTACATTTTGGAG AGGATCACCGAAATTGCTGGGGCAGTTGTTACATTTGATCCCAAGCCTATCGAG GGTGACTGGAATGGAGCTGGTGCTCACACTAATTACAG CACCAAATCCATGAGGGAAGAGGGAGGCTATGAAATCATCAAGAAGGCTATTGAAAAGCTCAGCCTGAAGCACAAGGAACACATTGCTGCATATGGTGAAGGCAATGAGCGCAGGCTCACTGGAAAACATGAAACAGCTAACATTAACACATTCAAATGG GGTGTTGCGAACCGAGGTGCATCTGTTCGCGTTGGGCGAGACACAGAGAAGGAAGGCAAGGGATACTTTGAGGACAGGCGGCCTGCCTCAAACATGGACCCATACATAGTCACTTCAATGATTGCTGAGACGACCATCCTCGGAAAGTGA